One Sphingobacteruim zhuxiongii DNA window includes the following coding sequences:
- a CDS encoding sugar MFS transporter, translating to MTNQNNQSTVGPMIIIGALFFIFGFATWLNSLLIPYLRIACELTEVQSYFVTFAFYIAYLVMAPVSTWVLNRFGFKNGMAISLGIMAVGALLFIPAAYSRTYLLFLTGLFVMGGGLAILQTASNPYITIIGPVETAAKRISIMGICNKFAGALAPIILGYFLNLGEADKVQKSLATMSPEESAQALDKIALQVVNPYIGIVVVLILLGIWISKANLPEVKGDEEEDASHHNASEGKQSIFDFPHVILGFICLFLYVGVEVLAGDTIIAYGTYLGIPLDTAKFFTSFTMVSMVVGYVIGIIAIPKHLAQETALKLCAILGIILTVGIVFTDGMVSLTLVGLLGLANSLVWPAIWPLALKGVGRFTGAASGILVMGIAGGAVIPLIYGQISHSVGSHQAYWIALPCYLYILYYAVAGHKVRK from the coding sequence AATGATTATAATTGGCGCCCTCTTCTTTATTTTTGGATTCGCCACTTGGCTAAACTCCCTCTTAATCCCTTATTTAAGAATCGCTTGTGAACTTACCGAAGTTCAATCTTACTTTGTAACATTCGCATTCTACATTGCTTACTTAGTGATGGCTCCCGTTTCAACATGGGTCTTAAATAGATTTGGATTTAAAAATGGTATGGCTATCTCGTTGGGCATTATGGCCGTCGGCGCATTATTATTCATTCCTGCTGCGTATTCGCGAACATACTTGTTATTCTTAACAGGACTGTTTGTCATGGGTGGTGGTTTAGCGATCTTACAAACCGCATCTAACCCTTACATAACGATTATTGGGCCTGTGGAAACTGCTGCTAAACGTATCAGTATCATGGGTATTTGCAACAAATTTGCCGGTGCGCTTGCACCAATTATCCTTGGCTACTTCTTAAATCTAGGAGAGGCAGATAAAGTACAAAAATCTTTAGCGACCATGAGTCCTGAAGAGTCGGCACAAGCTTTGGATAAAATTGCACTACAGGTAGTAAATCCATACATCGGGATTGTCGTTGTACTTATTTTATTAGGAATATGGATTTCTAAGGCTAATTTACCAGAGGTTAAAGGAGATGAAGAAGAAGATGCTTCTCACCACAATGCTTCCGAAGGCAAACAAAGTATTTTTGATTTCCCACATGTCATCTTAGGATTTATTTGTTTATTCCTTTATGTTGGTGTTGAAGTTTTAGCGGGTGATACCATTATCGCTTATGGTACGTATTTAGGAATTCCATTAGATACAGCAAAATTCTTTACGTCCTTCACTATGGTTTCGATGGTTGTCGGTTACGTAATCGGTATTATTGCAATACCAAAACACTTAGCGCAAGAGACTGCCCTAAAACTATGTGCAATCCTAGGTATTATTCTAACAGTAGGTATTGTATTTACTGATGGTATGGTTTCACTAACCTTAGTTGGACTATTAGGCTTAGCAAACTCTCTAGTATGGCCAGCAATTTGGCCTTTAGCTTTAAAGGGTGTGGGTCGTTTCACTGGTGCAGCGTCTGGAATTTTAGTGATGGGTATCGCTGGTGGAGCTGTAATTCCTTTGATATACGGACAGATTTCACACTCAGTAGGTTCTCACCAAGCATACTGGATTGCATTACCTTGTTACTTATACATATTGTACTACGCAGTAGCGGGACATAAAGTTAGAAAATAA